A single genomic interval of Corylus avellana chromosome ca10, CavTom2PMs-1.0 harbors:
- the LOC132164713 gene encoding G-type lectin S-receptor-like serine/threonine-protein kinase RLK1 has product MLVYECLRNGTLASFLFGDFKPSWTQRTNIAVEVARGLIFLHEECSSQIIHCDIKPQNILLDENYGARISDFGLAKLLLMNQSQTKTKLRGTKRYVAPEWFRTSPVTVKVDVYSFGVVLLEIICCQRNVDMEARGERGILTDWAYDCYQQGRLDLLVEDDREALNGMKKLDRFVMVAIGCLQENPSLRPTMKKVMLMLEGIVQVPVPPSPCPFSSIS; this is encoded by the coding sequence ATGCTGGTGTATGAGTGCTTGAGAAATGGCACTTTAGCTAGCTTCCTTTTTGGGGATTTCAAACCTAGCTGGACCCAAAGGACTAATATTGCCGTCGAGGTTGCGAGAGGACTAATCTTCTTGCATGAAGAATGCAGCAGCCAGATTATTCATTGCGATATAAAGCCGCAAAATATACTTCTTGATGAGAATTACGGTGCTCGCATCTCGGACTTTGGATTGGCAAAGCTTTTGTTGATGAATCAAAGCCAGACCAAAACTAAACTTAGAGGTACCAAAAGGTATGTTGCACCTGAGTGGTTTAGGACCTCGCCAGTCACTGTGAAGGTTGATGTCTATAGTTTTGGTGTCGTGCTGCTAGAGATCATTTGCTGTCAAAGAAATGTGGATATGGAGGCTCGAGGAGAGAGGGGTATTCTAACTGATTGGGCCTATGACTGCTATCAGCAAGGCAGACTGGATCTTCTAGTTGAAGATGATCGAGAAGCCCTCAATGGCATGAAGAAGCTGGACAGGTTTGTGATGGTTGCCATTGGGTGCCTTCAAGAAAACCCCTCTCTGAGACCCACTATGAAGAAGGTGATGCTTATGCTTGAAGGAATCGTTCAAGTTCCTGTTCCCCCAAGTCCATGCCCATTTTCTTCCATCAGCTAA
- the LOC132163315 gene encoding G-type lectin S-receptor-like serine/threonine-protein kinase RLK1: MPCVNVFHLVFFLLLLPIFVVAQNRNISVREGYYLTADDAAAPWLSNSGDFAFGFHQLGSEDHFLLAIWFNKIPDKTIVWYANGDNPAPRGSKVELTSDRGLALYNPQGGEIWRSQFTRGAVAYGIILHDTGNLLVVDENSDNLWESFKYPTDTLLPTQIMERGGVLSSRQRKNFSQGRFQFRLLSQGNAVLNPINMVSSYNDGGAYYISETSDSANDSNSGYRVIFHDSGYLYIERKSGERYYITEEYYAKDPATSYYHKATLNFDGVFTISQHPKNPTANDCWTVIRRIPDNICHDLTTGVGSGPCGNNSICSIGNDRRPSCNCPPGFSLTENDLYGTCKPDSIQGCEEDGKTPQEAASYKLVELQNTDWPYNEFESFRYYDVENCKASCLQDCHCVAVEYKGNKCWKKKLPLNNGRHDRETKGTAFLKVRKTNTIWQTYWQRQVPEATKDQDTLIIVVSVLLGTSVFVNLLFVGAFGLGILYYYKKKLKRISHLDDGVVERNLRQFTYKEMMEATNGFKEELGRGSCGIVYRGEVENGAIAVKRLDRVFEDSDKEFKTEVNVIGKTHHKNLVRLLGYCTEGQHRMLVYEFLRNGTLASFLFGDFKPSWTQRTNIAVEVARGLIYLHEECSSQIIHCDIKPQNILLDEYYSARISDFGLAKLLLMNQSQTKTDIRGTKGYVAPEWFRTSPVTVKVDVYSFGVVLLEIICCRRNVDMEAGGERGILTDWAFDCYQQGRLDLLVEDDREALNDVKKLDRFLMVAICCLQENPSLRPTMKKVMLMLEGIVQVPVPPSPCPFSSIS, from the coding sequence ATGCCTTGTGTTAATGTTTTTCACCTtgtcttctttctcctcttgctgcccatttttgttgttgcacAAAATCGTAATATAAGTGTACGTGAAGGGTACTATCTCACTGCAGATGATGCGGCTGCTCCATGGCTTTCCAATTCTGGTGATTTTGCTTTCGGGTTTCACCAACTTGGCAGTGAGGATCACTTCTTGCTCGCCATATGGTTTAACAAAATACCAGACAAAACTATAGTTTGGTATGCAAATGGAGACAATCCTGCGCCAAGAGGATCCAAAGTTGAGCTAACTTCTGACCGTGGGCTAGCACTCTACAATCCTCAGGGTGGAGAGATATGGAGATCGCAATTCACAAGGGGTGCAGTTGCTTACGGCATAATACTGCACGATACAGGCAACCTCTTGGTTGTAGATGAAAATTCTGACAACTTGTGGGAGAGCTTCAAATATCCTACTGATACATTGTTGCCTACTCAAATAATGGAGAGAGGTGGGGTTCTTTCTTCCCGACAAAGAAAGAACTTCTCACAGGGAAGGTTCCAGTTTCGCTTGCTTTCACAGGGAAATGCTGTGCTCAATCCCATAAATATGGTCAGCAGCTATAATGATGGTGGTGCATACTATATTAGTGAGACTTCTGATTCTGCCAATGATTCAAATTCTGGTTACAGAGTGATCTTCCATGACTCTGGTTACCTATACATAGAAAGAAAGAGTGGAGAGAGATACTACATTACAGAAGAGTACTATGCTAAAGACCCTGCTACAAGCTACTATCACAAAGCAACTCTTAATTTTGATGGCGTTTTCACCATTAGTCAGCACCCAAAGAATCCCACTGCCAACGATTGCTGGACAGTAATTCGACGCATACCAGATAATATTTGCCACGATTTAACAACTGGCGTGGGTAGCGGGCCTTGTGGAAATAACAGTATCTGCTCAATCGGGAATGATCGAAGGCCGAGTTGTAATTGCCCACCAGGGTTTTCTTTGACTGAAAATGATCTGTACGGCACCTGCAAACCTGATTCCATACAAGGCTGTGAAGAAGATGGGAAAACTCCACAAGAAGCTGCTTCATACAAATTAGTGGAGCTACAAAACACTGATTGGCCTTACAATGAATTCGAGTCGTTTAGGTATTATGATGTGGAGAACTGCAAAGCATCTTGCTTGCAGGATTGCCACTGCGTTGCAGTCGAATATAAAGGCAACAAGTGTTGGAAGAAGAAGCTACCGCTCAATAATGGAAGACACGATAGGGAAACCAAGGGGACTGCTTTCCTTAAGGTAAGAAAAACCAATACCATTTGGCAAACCTATTGGCAGCGTCAGGTTCCGGAGGCAACAAAAGACCAAGACACTCTGATTATTGTGGTGTCAGTCCTACTAGGTACTTCTGTGTTTGTGAATCTCTTATTTGTAGGTGCATTTGGTTTGGGTATTTTGTACTATTACAAAAAGAAGCTCAAAAGAATCAGTCACCTAGATGATGGTGTTGTGGAAAGGAATTTGCGCCAATTTACCTACAAAGAGATGATGGAGGCTACAAATGGGTTCAAGGAAGAACTAGGAAGAGGTTCCTGCGGTATTGTTTATAGAGGGGAAGTAGAAAACGGTGCTATTGCTGTCAAGAGGTTAGACAGAGTGTTTGAAGACAGCGACAAGGAATTCAAAACTGAAGTGAATGTGATAGGCAAAACGCATCACAAGAATTTGGTCCGGCTGCTTGGGTACTGCACTGAGGGACAGCATCGTATGCTGGTGTATGAGTTCTTGAGAAATGGCACTTTAGCTAGCTTCCTTTTTGGGGATTTCAAACCCAGCTGGACCCAGAGGACTAATATTGCGGTCGAGGTTGCGAGAGGACTAATCTACTTGCATGAAGAATGCAGCAGCCAGATTATTCATTGCGATATAAAGCCGCAAAATATACTTCTTGATGAGTATTACAGTGCTCGCATCTCGGACTTTGGATTGGCAAAGCTTTTGTTGATGAATCAAAGCCAGACCAAAACTGACATTAGAGGTACCAAGGGGTACGTTGCACCTGAGTGGTTTAGGACCTCACCAGTCACTGTGAAGGTTGATGTCTATAGTTTCGGTGTCGTGCTGCTAGAGATCATTTGCTGTCGAAGAAATGTGGATATGGAGGCTGGAGGAGAGAGGGGTATTCTAACTGATTGGGCCTTTGACTGCTATCAGCAAGGCAGACTGGATCTTCTAGTTGAAGATGATCGAGAAGCCCTCAATGACGTGAAGAAGCTGGACAGGTTTTTGATGGTTGCCATTTGTTGCCTTCAAGAAAACCCCTCTCTGAGACCCACTATGAAGAAGGTGATGCTTATGCTTGAAGGAATCGTTCAAGTTCCTGTTCCCCCAAGTCCATGCCCATTTTCTTCCATTAGCTAA
- the LOC132163721 gene encoding G-type lectin S-receptor-like serine/threonine-protein kinase LECRK3, which produces MALELPCSLITLLLLVQSVPYSTTAQTFANHYLGSFLTAQNDDSFWASSSDDFAFGFKQIGEGGYLLAIWFNKIPEKPVVWSANGNNLAPRGSVVKLTQYGQLVLSHPTGKEIWKADCSGSEVAYAAMLDTGNFVLASQDSASLWQSFDHPTDTILPTNTMDKSSKLVARYAEMNYSNGRFQFTLQSDGDLVLQTRAFPLDSANSGYWWSETVDTGFQVVFNESGSIYVAANDGSILKMISSPAGYLKGFYHRAILEYDGVFRHYVYPKSITTANAGNWSPLQSFIPPNICNAIRQRTGGGACGFNSYCMIGEDQRPSCRCPEGYTFIDPDDVMKGCKQNFLSQSCDKGLPETDVFDFHLMPNTDWPESDYEYFRGQTEDWCREACLGDCFCAVAIYRNDECWKKKIPLSNGRLDVKVAGTALIKIRKGNSTLNPSGADRSTLIFIGSVLLSSSVFLNFLLLVSAFLVVFRFNFWKPKVFQALHQVMPGMNLRSFSYEELQKATNGFKEELGSGAFATVYKGSLEYSDDTIYVAVKRLNNMERHGDQEFKAEVSAIGRTNHRNLVQLLGFCNEGEHRLLVYEFMSYGSVASLLFGSSKPSWYQRMQIALGIARGLFYLHEECRRQIIHCDIKPQNILLDETWTARISDFGIAKLLKIDQTRTMTRIRGTKGYVAPEWFRNMPITVKVDVYSFGIVLLELICCRKNFEVEVEYENQMILADWAYDCYNDGKLDLLVGNDEKALDDMKRVEKYVMIAIWCIQVDPLVRPTMKKVVQMMEGAVEVSVPPDPSLFTSSI; this is translated from the exons ATGGCTTTAGAACTACCATGTTCTCTCATCACCTTGTTGCTTCTTGTTCAATCGGTGCCATATTCCACCACTGCTCAAACCTTTGCAAACCACTACTTAGGCTCATTCCTTACTGCCCAGAATGATGATTCTTTCTGGGCATCCTCTTCTGATGACTTTGCTTTTGGTTTCAAACAGATTGGGGAGGGAGGGTATCTACTAGCCATCTGGTTCAACAAAATACCAGAAAAACCTGTTGTCTGGTCAGCCAATGGAAATAATCTAGCCCCAAGAGGATCCGTTGTTAAACTTACACAATATGGCCAACTTGTGCTCAGTCACCCAACTGGGAAAGAGATATGGAAAGCTGATTGTTCCGGTTCAGAAGTTGCCTATGCAGCCATGCTTGACACTGGAAACTTCGTGCTGGCAAGCCAGGACTCTGCCTCTTTGTGGCAGAGTTTTGATCATCCGACTGACACAATATTACCTACAAACACTATGGACAAAAGCAGCAAACTTGTTGCTCGTTATGCAGAAATGAACTACTCTAATGGAAG GTTCCAGTTCACATTGCAATCGGATGGAGATCTTGTGCTTCAAACTAGAGCTTTCCCCTTGGATTCTGCTAATTCTGGTTATTGGTGGAGTGAAACAGTAGACACTGGCTTTCAGGTGGTCTTCAATGAGTCTGGCTCTATATATGTTGCAGCCAACGACGGAAGCATACTTAAGATGATATCATCACCTGCAGGTTATTTGAAAGGATTCTATCACAGAGCAATTCTTGAATATGATGGAGTCTTTAGGCATTATGTATACCCGAAAAGCATAACTACTGCAAATGCTGGGAATTGGTCCCCTTTGCAAAGCTTCATACCTCCTAATATATGCAATGCAATTCGACAAAGGACAG GTGGTGGAGCTTGTGGGTTCAACAGCTACTGCATGATAGGTGAGGATCAGAGACCGAGTTGCCGATGTCCAGAGGGATATACCTTCATTGATCCAGATGATGTTATGAAAGGATGTAAACAAAACTTTCTTTCTCAAAGTTGTGATAAAGGGTTGCCAGAAACGGATGTTTTTGACTTTCATCTCATGCCAAACACAGATTGGCCCGAGTCTGATTATGAATATTTTAGAGGCCAAACTGAGGATTGGTGCAGGGAAGCTTGCTTGGGTGACTGCTTCTGTGCGGTTGCAATTTACAGAAATGATGAGTGTTGGAAGAAGAAAATTCCTCTTTCAAATGGGAGGTTGGATGTCAAAGTTGCAGGAACAGCCCTGATCAAAATAAGGAAAGGCAATTCTACTTTGAATCCTTCAGGGGCAGATCGGTCAACTCTGATCTTCATAGGGTCAGTGCTGTTAAGCAGCTCGGTGTTCCTCAACTTTCTTTTGCTAGTTTCAGCCTTTCTGGTTGTTTTCCGTTTCAATTTTTGGAAGCCAAAGGTGTTTCAAGCACTACACCAAGTGATGCCAGGCATGAACTTGCGAAGTTTCTCATATGAGGAACTGCAAAAAGCTACAAATGGATTCAAGGAAGAGCTGGGGAGTGGTGCTTTTGCAACAGTTTATAAAGGGTCTCTAGAATATTCTGATGATACAATCTATGTTGCGGTTAAAAGGTTGAACAACATGGAGAGACACGGTGATCAGGAGTTCAAAGCTGAAGTGAGTGCTATTGGCAGGACAAATCACAGAAATTTAGTCCAACTGCTGGGATTCTGCAACGAGGGGGAACACCGGCTTCTTGTATATGAATTCATGAGCTATGGTTCTGTAGCAAGCTTGCTTTTTGGAAGTTCAAAGCCAAGTTG GTACCAAAGAATGCAAATTGCATTAGGAATTGCAAGAGGGTTGTTTTACTTGCATGAAGAGTGCAGAAGACAGATCATACACTGTGATATCAAGCCACAGAACATCCTTCTGGATGAGACATGGACAGCAAGAATTTCTGACTTTGGAATAGCCAAGCTTTTGAAGATAGACCAGACTCGAACGATGACCAGAATCCGGGGAACTAAAGGGTATGTGGCGCCTGAATGGTTCAGAAACATGCCTATTACAGTCAAGGTGGATGTTTACAGCTTTGGCATAGTGTTGCTGGAGCTCATCTGCTGCAGGAAGAATTTTGAAGTGGAGGTAGAATATGAGAATCAGATGATACTGGCCGATTGGGCATACGATTGCTACAACGATGGGAAACTGGATCTGTTAGTTGGGAATGATGAGAAGGCATTGGATGACATGAAGAGAGTGGAGAAATATGTGATGATTGCCATATGGTGCATTCAGGTGGATCCATTGGTAAGGCCAACAATGAAGAAAGTGGTGCAAATGATGGAAGGAGCTGTTGAAGTCTCAGTTCCTCCGGATCCATCCTTATTTACTAGTTCAATCTAA
- the LOC132164623 gene encoding G-type lectin S-receptor-like serine/threonine-protein kinase RLK1 → MAVSVAHTLFFLLLLLPTSAGAQNNGRITVGTSLSTTDNFSWLSPSGDFAFGFRQLNGSDFFLLSIWYNKIPDRTIVWHANGDKPAPRGSKVNLTAVRGLVLTGPQGQELWTSQILTGVAAYGVMNDTGNFVLEDTNFNSVWESFQNSTDTMLPTQIMERGGVLSSRQSETNFSKGKFQLRFVEGGNDQGIQEGNVVLNTINLPTVEPNGPYYEKDSTVGDRNTSSAGKQLVFNESSYIYILQENDKRITLAQGSLSTGNNLYYRGTLNFDGIFTLYSHPRTSAGNESWTPIWSVPNNICEDIPVGSMTGVCGYNSVCKINPQDKRPTCECPTGYSLLDPNDPYGSCKPDFIQAGCKEDKISSKQDDLYRFEVRTNTNWPTSDYSKLKPFTEEKCRNSCLQDCMCAVAIFSINNTCWKKKLPLSNGRFITGYGGKVLLKVRKDNSTLADPSFSNPGNEPVRNKKNQDILILVGSVLLGCSVFVIFILIGAICIGFFYKKKVSKIDRNGSFSEMNLRCLTYKELLEATDGFREELGRGAFGIVYKGEIKMGSNVLLVAVKKLHSAAQEKEMEFKAEVEIIGKTHHKNLVRLIGFCDEDVQRLLVYEFLSHGTLAGFLFGDLKPNWNLRIQIAFGIARGLLYLHEECSTQIIHCDIKPQNILLDEYYNARISDFGLAKLLKMDQSQTQTAIRGTKGYVAPEWFRNMAITAKVDVYSFGVMLLEIICGRRSVDMESGEEDKAILADWAYDCFQEGTLDVLVEYEREAMDDMEKLERFVRVAIWCIQEGPSLRPTMRKVTHMLEGVVDVPIPPCPSPIG, encoded by the exons ATGGCTGTTTCTGTTGCTCATACTCTGTTTTTCTTACTACTTCTGCTACCAACTTCTGCTGGAGCTCAAAATAATGGTAGAATAACTGTGGGCACTTCTCTGTCTACAACTGATAACTTTTCATGGCTTTCTCCTTCTGGTGATTTTGCCTTCGGCTTTCGCCAGCTCAACGGCTCAGATTTCTTCTTGCTTTCTATATGGTACAACAAGATACCAGACAGAACCATAGTTTGGCATGCTAATGGAGATAAGCCTGCTCCCAGGGGATCAAAGGTGAACCTAACTGCGGTTCGTGGGCTTGTGCTTACTGGCCCTCAAGGCCAGGAGTTATGGACTTCTCAGATTCTTACTGGTGTTGCTGCCTATGGTGTAATGAACGATACAGGCAACTTTGTGCTGGAAGATACCAACTTCAACAGCGTATGGGAAAGCTTCCAGAACTCTACTGATACGATGTTGCCTACACAGATTATGGAAAGGGGAGGTGTTCTTTCTTCCCGACAGTCAGAGACCAACTTTTCCAAAGGAAAATTCCAGCTACGCTTCGTTGAAGGAGGGAACGATCAAGGGATTCAGGAAG GTAATGTTGTGCTCAATACCATAAACTTGCCCACAGTTGAACCAAATGGACCTTATTACGAAAAAGACAGCACTGTTGGTGATCGCAATACATCAAGTGCCGGCAAGCAATTGGTCTTCAATGAGTCCAGTTACATTTATATCCTGCAAGAGAATGACAAACGCATCACCCTCGCACAGGGAAGTCTCTCAACTGggaataatttatattatagaGGTACTCTCAACTTTGATGGCATTTTCACTCTGTATTCTCACCCAAGGACTTCCGCAGGCAATGAAAGCTGGACTCCCATTTGGTCTGTACCTAATAATATTTGCGAGGATATTCCTGTTGGTTCAATGACCGGTGTTTGTGGGTATAACAGTGTGTGCAAAATCAACCCACAAGATAAAAGGCCAACATGTGAATGCCCAACAGGGTACTCTTTACTCGATCCAAATGATCCGTATGGAAGCTGCAAGCCAGACTTCATACAGGCCGGATGCAAAGAAGATAAAATTAGTTCCAAACAAGATGATCTGTATCGTTTTGAGGTACGAACAAATACTAATTGGCCAACATCAGATTACAGTAAGTTAAAACCTTTTACTGAAGAGAAATGCAGAAATTCTTGCTTGCAAGATTGCATGTGTGCAGTTGCAATATTTTCCATCAACAATACCTGTTGGAAGAAGAAGCTACCACTCTCAAATGGGAGATTTATTACAGGTTATGGAGGGAAGGTTTTGCTCAAAGTTAGGAAAGATAATTCCACACTAGCTGACCCTTCTTTCTCGAATCCAGGCAATGAGCCAGTGCGAAACAAGAAGAACCAGGACATTTTGATACTGGTGGGGTCAGTGCTTCTGGGTTGCTCTGTGTTTGTTATCTTTATATTGATTGGCGCTATTTGTATTGGATTTTTCTACAAGAAGAAAGTCAGCAAAATTGACAGAAATGGGTCTTTCTCGGAAATGAATTTGCGTTGCCTTACATACAAAGAGCTTCTAGAGGCTACAGATGGGTTCAGGGAAGAATTGGGAAGAGGAGCTTTCGGTATTGTTTACAAAGGAGAAATAAAGATGGGTTCTAATGTACTCCTTGTGGCAGTCAAGAAGTTACATAGTGCTGCACAAGAGAAAGAGATGGAATTTAAAGCTGAAGTTGAAATCATTGGTAAGACACATCACAAGAATCTGGTCAGGCTGATTGGATTCTGTGATGAGGATGTGCAACGGCTGCTGGTGTACGAGTTCTTGAGCCATGGAACTTTAGCAGGTTTCCTTTTTGGAGACTTGAAACCAAATTGGAACCTAAGAATCCAAATTGCTTTTGGGATTGCGAGAGGACTCTTGTATTTACACGAAGAGTGTAGCACTCAGATTATCCATTGCGACATAAAGCCTCAGAACATACTCCTCGATGAATATTACAATGCTCGAATTTCTGATTTTGGATTAGCAAAGCTTTTGAAAATGGATCAGAGCCAAACTCAAACCGCCATTAGAGGAACAAAAGGGTATGTTGCACCGGAATGGTTTAGGAACATGGCAATCACAGCTAAAGTTGATGTGTACAGCTTTGGTGTCATGCTGCTTGAGATCATTTGTGGTCGGAGAAGCGTGGATATGGAGTCTGGCGAGGAGGACAAAGCAATTTTAGCGGATTGGGCTTATGACTGCTTTCAAGAAGGAACATTAGATGTTCTGGTAGAATATGAGAGGGAAGCCATGGATGACATGGAGAAACTAGAGAGGTTTGTGAGGGTTGCCATTTGGTGTATTCAAGAAGGACCATCTCTTAGACCCACTATGAGGAAGGTTACGCATATGCTTGAAGGAGTTGTTGATGTACCCATTCCACCATGTCCATCTCCCATTGGATAA
- the LOC132164712 gene encoding uncharacterized protein LOC132164712 isoform X2 encodes MSEEEGEEVGTKKRRSARILELEEEKEKKKSRNKDQEEAKAKSISEEEEQHEGGPEEDHEEMEEQCPSTTGAAGEAPTVEEGTLEDVAVTFVASPCQQNIMDASQQGHMDTQSDQPLTDSSMHTPCPAKSSEPSELSVDTLTPSETSSSIRKKGRGPAKGLKLAKRAQETSDGKLDIEFSDMSDSAVGPNQRMFVDEVVQQMRVHTPLNVKKWAEVPQEAKDNIVSGVLRRWRIPDSPLRRASILKLANRRYRGWRAKLSKDYSKYDNDEDRRQNRPKEVSEKQWESLITYFGTDEFKTISDRNKENRSKQKTGKITGSKSFAAVSYDARDPVTGQQPNEYRTWLLCHRHPDGSWSDETARQIYERVTELITQQSQQEGEPLSPSNEDELFQSVLGSRPVHLRGQRRGLSQAQKLATVEVQMERDALEEKLGEMKQKLQEESAARTVIQAQLQAESAARAEMEARLQAESAARTAMEARLRAEFMVALDSIRSQASSSSKHNQQ; translated from the exons atgtcTGAGGAGGAAGGAGAAGAAGTGGGTACGAAGAAGAGGAGGAGTGCCCGGATATTGGAattggaggaagagaaggagaagaagaagagcagaAACAAGGACCAAGAAGAGGCCAAAGCCAAATCCATATCCGAGGAGGAGGAGCAGCATGAGGGGGGCCCTGAAGAAGACCATGAGGAGATGGAGGAGCAATGTCCAAGTACAACGGGAGCAGCAGGAGAGGCACCCACTGTTGAAGAGGGAACACTGGAAGACGTGGCTGTTACTTTTGTTGCTTCCCCATGTCAACAG AACATTATGGATGCATCCCAGCAGGGTCATATGGACACTCAGTCTGACCAGCCACTTACTGACTCTTCCATGCATACGCCCTGTCCTGCGAAGTCATCAGAGCCATCAGAGCTCTCAGTGGACACGCTAACACCATCAGAAA CGTCCTCTTCTATCAGAAAGAAAGGACGAGGGCCTGCAAAAGGCTTGAAGTTGGCTAAGAGAGCACAAGAAACAAGTGATGGAAAGTTGGATATTGAGTTCTCAGACATGTCTGATTCAGCAGTGGGGCCAAATCAGCGGATGTTTGTGGATGAGGTGGTCCAACAGATGAGAGTGCATACACCACTTAATGTTAAGAAGTGGGCGGAAGTACCACAGGAGGCCAAAGATAACATTGTTTCAGGTGTGTTG CGCCGGTGGAGAATCCCGGATTCACCCTTGCGAAGAGCCAGCATATTAAAGTTGGCAAATCGGAGATACCGGGGTTGGCGAGCAAAACTCTCCAAGGACTACAGTAAGTATGATAATGATGAGGACCGCAGGCAGAACCGGCCTAAAGAGGTCTCAGAGAAGCAATGGGAGTCTCTTATTACGTACTTTGGTACTGATGAATTTAAG ACCATTAGTgatagaaataaagaaaatcgATCAAAACAAAAGACGGGCAAAATCACCGGCAGCAAGTCTTTTGCGGCTGTGAGTTACGATGCA CGGGATCCTGTGACCGGTCAGCAGCCTAACGAATACAGGACATGGCTTCTGTGCCATCGTCATCCTGATGGATCATGGAGTGATGAAACTGCACGACAGATTTAC GAGCGAGTTACCGAGTTAATTACTCAGCAGTCACAGCAAGAGGGGGAGCCGCTATCGCCATCAAATGAGGATGAATTGTTTCAGTCGGTACTCGGTTCCAGACCAGTCCACCTACGAGGCCAGAGACGTGGGTTGAGCCAGGCGCAGAAACTGGCAACTGTTGAGGTTCAAATGGAGCGTGATGCCCTTGAAGAGAAGCTTGGCGAGATGAAGCAGAAGTTGCAGGAGGAAAGTGCAGCACGGACCGTGATACAGGCACAACTTCAGGCGGAGAGTGCAGCACGTGCTGAGATGGAGGCACGATTGCAGGCAGAGAGTGCAGCACGGACAGCGATGGAGGCACGACTGCGTGCAGAGTTTATGGTTGCCCTTGATAGCATACGATCTCAAGCTTCTTCTAGCAGT AAACACAATCAGCAGTGA
- the LOC132163715 gene encoding G-type lectin S-receptor-like serine/threonine-protein kinase RLK1: MERGGVISCRQRNNFSQGRFQFRLLPHGNAVPNPIKMVSSYNDGGAYYMSYTYDSANYSNSGYRVIFHDSGYLYIERSRERFYITRENEIAPSTSYYHKATLNFDGVFTISQHPKNPTANDSWTVIRSIPDNICLDLLDQVGSGPCGNNSICSLGDDRRPSCKCPPGFSLTENDQYGSCKPDFIQVCEEDGKIPQEALYKLVELQNTDWPCNEFDSLKLCDVETCKASCLQDCHCVAAAYKVNYCWKKRLPLTNGRHNRKTKGTTFLKVRKNNTIWQNYWWRQVPEAIKDQNTLIIVVSVLLERNLRQFTYKEMMEATNGFKEELGRGSYGIVYRGEVEKGAIAVKRLDSV, from the exons ATGGAGAGAGGTGGGGTTATTTCTTGCCGACAAAGAAACAACTTCTCACAGGGAAGGTTCCAGTTTCGCTTGCTTCCACATGGAAATGCTGTGCCCAATCCCATAAAAATGGTCAGCAGCTATAATGATGGTGGTGCATACTATATGAGCTACACTTATGATTCTGCCAATTATTCAAATTCTGGTTACAGAGTGATCTTCCATGACTCTGGTTACCTATACATAGAAAGGAGTAGAGAAAGATTCTACATTACAAGAGAGAATGAGATAGCCCCATCTACAAGCTACTATCACAAAGCAACTCTTAATTTTGATGGCGTTTTCACCATTAGTCAGCACCCGAAGAATCCCACCGCCAACGATAGCTGGACTGTAATTCGAAGCATACCAGATAATATTTGCCTCGATTTACTAGATCAAGTGGGTAGCGGGCCTTGTGGGAATAACAGTATCTGCTCACTCGGGGATGATCGAAGGCCGAGTTGTAAATGCCCACCAGGGTTTTCTTTGACTGAAAATGATCAGTACGGCAGCTGCAAACCTGATTTCATACAAGTCTGtgaagaagatgggaaaattCCACAAGAAGCTTTATACAAACTAGTGGAGCTACAAAACACTGATTGGCCTTGCAATGAATTCGATTCGTTAAAGCTTTGTGATGTAGAGACCTGCAAAGCATCTTGCTTGCAGGATTGCCATTGCGTTGCAGCTGCATATAAAGTCAACTACTGTTGGAAGAAAAGGCTACCGCTCACGAATGGGAGACACAATAGGAAAACCAAGGGGACTACTTTCCTTAAGGTAAGAAAAAACAATACCATTTGGCAAAACTATTGGTGGCGTCAGGTTCCGGAGGCAATTAAAGACCAAAACACTCTGATTATTGTGGTATCAGTCCTACTAG AAAGGAATTTGCGCCAATTTACCTACAAAGAGATGATGGAGGCTACAAATGGGTTCAAGGAAGAACTAGGAAGAGGTTCCTACGGTATTGTTTATAGAGGGGAAGTAGAAAAAGGTGCTATTGCTGTCAAGAGGTTAGACAGTGTTTGA